From the Solanum stenotomum isolate F172 chromosome 4, ASM1918654v1, whole genome shotgun sequence genome, one window contains:
- the LOC125861637 gene encoding transcription factor MYB101-like, which yields MAPSGGGVNKNNGTSISRNHNGGGGGLGARQLKKGPWTTTEDAILMEYVKKHGEGNWNAVQRNSGLMRCGKSCRLRWANHLRPHLKKGAFSLEEERLIVELHAKLGNKWARMAAQLPGRTDNEIKNYWNTRLKRRQRAGLPIYPQDIQPQNYQQDQNQQQHSTNIPSPFDNHQNSNYNNNSPLSLLDIFNPSTMKPSRNIIPHQYQFNNNPSSPFLTNTNNINNQVKFFRDPRVSLSLTLASSMKNSQLSSMVAPVPNNFSQGYSSSMPVPPLQHTYPNFTTTTRPYTAISSNPNGLILGMGIEHRSVQSSVPRNTSTLSDHADNNYAVNHGLSRGNSGLLEDLLEESHTLTRGEKIEENCPINENEDNNKGKLVWEEYGLTEEAADAILTEESTYNFAHKHSEDSSSPNSSSGITTKEASLENMANQVDDDIMRFLDNFPLGVPVPDWCDDQQNTSNGQSFECDQIQLSSKSSS from the exons ATGGCCCCAAGTGGAGGAGGAGTGAATAAAAACAACGGGACATCAATATCAAGAAATCATaatggaggaggaggaggactAGGGGCAAGACAGTTAAAAAAAGGTCCATGGACAACAACGGAAGACGCGATTTTGATGGAGTATGTGAAGAAACACGGAGAAGGGAATTGGAACGCGGTTCAAAGGAATTCGGGTTTAATGAGATGTGGGAAGAGTTGTAGGTTAAGATGGGCGAATCACTTGAGGCCTCATCTAAAAAAAGGTGCATTTTCTTTAGAGGAAGAAAGGCTTATTGTGGAACTTCATGCAAAACTTGGAAACAAATGGGCTCGTATGGCTGCTCAG CTTCCCGGTAGAACAGATAATGAGATCAAGAATTATTGGAACACGAGACTAAAGAGAAGACAAAGAGCTGGATTACCAATATACCCTCAAGACATACAACCACAAAATTACCAACAAGACcaaaatcaacaacaacatagtaCTAATATCCCTTCACCATTTGATAATCATCAAAACTCCAATTACAACAATAATTCCCCTCTTTCCCTTTTAGATATCTTCAATCCTTCAACAATGAAACCTAGTAGAAACATTATTCCACATCAATACCAATTCAATAATAATCCTAGTTCTCCATTTCTCACAAACACAAATAATATCAACAACCAAGTCAAGTTTTTTCGCGACCCTCGCGTTAGCCTCTCTCTAACATTAGCATCATCGATGAAGAATTCACAACTTTCTTCAATGGTAGCACCCGTACCTAATAATTTTAGTCAAGGTTATTCTAGTTCAATGCCGGTCCCACCACTTCAACACACCTATCCAAATTTTACCACAACCACTAGACCTTATACCGCGATTTCCTCAAACCCTAATGGTTTAATCTTAG GTATGGGCATAGAGCATCGTTCAGTCCAATCGTCTGTGCCTAGAAATACAAGTACATTAAGTGATCATGCTGATAATAATTACGCGGTTAATCATGGATTATCGCGAGGAAATAGTGGATTATTAGAAGATTTATTGGAGGAATCTCATACTTTAACAAGAGGtgaaaaaattgaggaaaattGTCCAattaatgaaaatgaagataATAATAAAGGGAAATTAGTTTGGGAAGAATATGGATTAACAGAAGAAGCAGCAGATGCAATTTTAACTGAAGAATCAACATATAATTTTGCTCATAAACATTCTGAAGATTCAAGTTCTCCCAATTCATCCTCAG ggATAACAACAAAGGAAGCCTCATTAGAGAATATGGCTAATCAAGTGGATGATGATATTATGAGATTTCTTGATAATTTTCCACTTGGTGTACCTGTTCCTGATTGGTGTGATGATCAACAAAATACATCCAATGGTCAATCTTTTGAATGTGACCAAATTCAATTGTCCTCAAAATCAAGTTCATGA